The genomic interval GGCATTGAAGTTGCGGTAGGATGCCACCGCGGTTATGACGTGCTCGTCGCTCAAGTGATATGGGTAGCCCAAGCTGATTTCGAAGTTGCTGGGCAGCTCGAATTTTTGCGCCTCAAGTCTGAGGTCCATCGGCTCGCTGCCGTACTCGGTGTGGGGCAGCTCCACGGTGCGCTGCAGGTCCTCACCCACAAACTTCATCATTGGGCCAAAATTGTTGAGCGAGAGCCCCATACGCACCCCGGGGCTGCTGATGTACTGGACGCCAAAGTCAAAGGCCACGCCGCTGGCGCGCATGCGCAAGAAGCTCTCGGAGATGACCTTGGCGTTGGCGCCGAAGAAGATGCGGTCGGTCATCTGCCTCGAGAAGGTCAGCCCCACCGTCACAAAGTTCGGGGTAATGGTGCGCCCGGTGCCCTCGGTCTCGAACTCCGTGGTCTCGATGATGTCGCCAAAGTCCAGCACCTTAGCGCTCAGGCCGAAGGAGCCCAGGGTGCCGAAGCGCGCCGACACCGCGAAATAGTTGATGCTGGTATCAAAAATCCACTTTAGGTGCGAAAAGGTTGCTTCGGCAGCGGCGTCGGTGGCGGCCAGACCTGCTGGGTTCCAGAAGATGGCTTCGTTGCCGCTGGCCAGGGCGCCTGTTGCCCCACCCATGGCAATGCCCCTCGAGCCTACCGGGATAAGCAACTCCTGCGCTCCGGCGGCACCACGCTTATCCGGGTTGCCGGCCACTGCCAGGCTCCACCCCAGAGCCACAACGACGAGCAGCACCAGGATTCTTGCTATTCTCATGGTCCAGTTCTCCACAAGGTTCTTCCTTTCACCTCGGCGCCGCTCCTGCCGCACCGCTGGCGCAGGAGCGGCCACCCACCTGACCAACGGTGCCGGTTACAGGTTCCGCAGGCGCTGCTGGCCAAACACGATGGCCATCTTCAGCACCTTGGACCCGACGCCTGGCACCTCGATGTGAGCAATGTACAACCCGCTCGCCACCGGCAGGAAGTTCTCATTGCGCAGATCCCACTCGTGGGTCGGATTCGGGCTGTCGTGCTCGATGGTCTGGATCAGGTCACCCGCCAAGTTGAAGATGCGGATGGTGCACTTCTCCGGCAGGTTGATGAACTTGACATGCTCCTGGTGGAGCGTGCGCTCCTCAATATTGTGCGCCAAGTACGGGTTCGGGTAGACGTTAATGATGTCCAGCCGCTTCTTGGCGTCCTCCACCACATTGCGCTCCACGCCCTTGATGCTAAAGGTCCACTCGTCCTCACCGGGGGTGACAGGGGGCGGAAACCTCAGCTGCACCACGTCGCCCGTTTGCCACTTGGCGTTTTCGTTGTAGGCGAACATCCAGGTCGCGTTCCTGTCCTGGCCTGAATAGCCGCAGTTGTGGACCGAGTCGTTATAGGCCGTCCAGAAGACAAACACCGTACATTTGCCGCGCGGTGCCCAGGTGGCTACAAAGCCGGAGTCAGTACCCACAAACAAGGTGTCGGCAATCTTCTGCGCATTGTCGCAGAACGCAGAGTTCACCTGCACCCCTCGGGTCACATCCCACACCTCAAACGGCACCCGCACGGTGAATGGGTCACGGGATACACCGCGCTTGGGGTTCCTTGGGTGCCAAAGCATAAAGTTGGCAGGGTCCCCAAACCCATACAACAACGTCGAAAGCGAGCCTCCAGAGATCACCTCACCTTTCTCGTCCACTTTGCCGGTGAAGCGGATCTCGATGGTATTGCCCATGAATCGTGGGTCGGTAGTGCCCTTCTTGAACGGTCCATTGACTGCCTTATTGGTGGCCGACTTGCCCTGCTGGTAAGGGCCGGTGAGCGCCGTAAGCATGGTCGGGTCACTGGTGGGCGTCAGCACCTGGGCCAGCCAGGTCTTGCGATGCTCGGGCCGCGTAAAGTCCAGTCGCCCAGCAATGTAAAAGTCCAAGGGGGCACCGACCAAGGTCGAATGGCTAATATCCTTGTCGATGGTCTTGGTGGCTTCCACAGGCTTCACATGGTCATAGCCAACTACCACCTGACCGTTACGGTGGAGAGTCCAAGTGCAATCCGGGTTGACCGTGACGCGATAGTCGCCGGTGCTGACGCGGAGCGGGTCAACCAGTTGCACCCACCACTCCCAGGTTAGCGGGTCAGCATTGCCCTTGGAGTGCGTGACGGAGACCTCTTCAAACTCTTTGTGGCTGACTACCGTACCTGGCTGCGGTTGATACGGCGTTACCGTGAGTACATTCTTGGAGCTCTCCAAGATCTTCGGCACGCCCTTGACGCCGAAGCTGTAGGCGGTCACGCACACGTAGTAGTTGCGGCCGTTTGCCAAGCGGAACCCTTCATAGTCCCGCTCCAGCGTGTAGGTGTAGCTCAGGCCGAGGTCGCTGCCATAGGCCGCCGGCAGCTCCAGCACAAAGCCTGTGTTCGGGTCGTATTCCTCGTCCAACACCGACATCACGCCATTTTCCGCGTCGTAGGTCGCCAAGCGTTTCCACGGCCCGCCCGGCGAGGCGCCGATATAGACGTTGTACCCTTCAAACTCGTAGCCGAACTCGGTGTAGTTCTCCGCTTCCTTGCCCCAGGTCAATAGCACCTTGCGGTCCAGCGGCGTAACCCGCACCTCTGGTGCACGCGGTGGGGTAGGAACCTGGAAGCCTTTGTCATAGGCCGCCTGGGCGAACTTGTCATAGAAGCGCAGCACCTCGATGCTCGACAGGCGGTTGTTGCCTTGGCCTATGATCAAGCCGGCTACCACCACCTGCGTGTCACCCTTGGCCAAGGTGAACGGTCCAGCCGAGATGAGGATACGAATGTCCTGCGGCGGAGCTTCCATGGTAGAAAGCCAGCCGGTGCCCCGTACCGGGTCGCCAGTATTCAGGAAGGTCGTCGCCTGCCCAGTGGTGGGGTCAATCCACGCCGAACCGTCAGACTTTAGCCCGGCCAGGTAGTTGTAGAGTTCCTCCGCGCCCTCAGCGCTATAGCGTGGATCCCGGTAAATGGGGTGGGGGTTGTAGTACTTGACGAACGCAGTGGCGTCCAGTAGTTTCCTATTCGGGTAGACCGTTCCATCAGGAAGCTTCACTGTGTCGCCGGGCGACGGCACCATGGGCCCGCGGAAAAAGTCGAAGCCCAGGGCCGGCGGGCGATCACCGTAGGTGGCGTCGATCGGGCGGCCGTTGTAGACGTAGGCCATGCCTCGCTCGAGGTCATACCCGATCAAGTCGTCGTTGGCGTCCCCAAGGTCCACGTCCGACCAGACGCCGATGTACGCTTGCTGAAGATGGTCAGCGCCCTTGTTAATAATGGTGTACTGGAAGAACACGGTGTTACCCAGAGCACCGGGTCGATCGAAAGCGAACACCAGCAAGTGCAGCTCGATGCCGATGGGCAGGGTGTGGTAAGCGATGTTGTGGAGGTTTGCGTCCAGGTCGTTCATGACTGCGTAGAGCTGCTCATCGCCGTACCACTTGATAGACCCATCCGGGTTCACTGGTGCCCCTTGGTCCACCGGCCAGGCACTCCACGGATCGATATCCAGCGGCGCGTATCCGTCCGGGTAGTTCTTGTGCACCTTGTAGACGCGGTACTTGGGGTCGGACGGGTTATCGGGCGTGCCGTCTGGCAAGATCAGGCCGGGCTGATACTCTACGTTGTAATCCGCGCAGGCCGTCCGCGTGGCGCCTCCCACCTTACCGGCGATCCAGATACCCGCGTTGTAGCACGCGTACTTGCCGGTGCCCTTGGGCCATTCCAAGTCCGAGTTGCCGGTGATGGGGTGACGGGTAAAGGTGCCGTTGTTCATCACCGAAGCACGGATCTGATTGACATCAATATACTTGCAGTGGTCCTTAATCAAGGACTTGCTCAACCGGCTCGTGGGGCTCTTGGCCACCGCCGAGGTCTGACCGAGCATCAGCACTGCAAGAGCCGCTACCAAAATAGCGACCATCGTTCTCTTCATCGTGACTCCTCCTACGCGATACTCACAGCTTGTGTGCTGAGCTGTCCAAGCGCCTACCTCCACCTGTTGGCTAAGGTTGATGCGAGGGCTCGCACCCGTGTGCCTGATGCGAGCCCCACGGACATCAATAGTCAATCATCAGGCCAAACCGGAGGATGCGGGGTGTGGCAAGGTTGGTGGCGCCGGCACCGCTCAGCGCCTTCTTGGCGTAGTAAACGCCCTTGCTGCCGTAGATCTCCGCCCAGGCCTTGCCGTCTTCGGTCAGGAACCAACCGTTGTCATGCGGTTCCCCGGTCTGACGGTACACGCCGGTCACGTTCTTGCGGTTAAACAGGTTGTAGACCCAGATGTAGGGACGGATCTTGAAGCGCGAGATCTCCACCGTCTTGTCCACCTTCAGGTCTGTCCGATAGTACCACGGCATCACCGAGGAGTTCAAAGCCTCCAATGGCCGCGGGGCGTTCTGCGCAAACAGCCCCCCTGGCCCTGGCTCGATCTTGGTGTAGCGGCTGCCACTGTGCATGGTGAAGAGCAGGTTAGCACCCAAGTTGGCAAGCGGTCGCACGCCAAAGACCACCGGTCCATCGTCCTTGGTGAGCCGGAAATCGAGGTTCACGTTGCCCACATGATCCTGGTTCTGCTGCAGGGGCGTGATGATGGTCGGGAAGCGGAGGTTTTGGTCCTGCCAGGCGATGTCAAAGTGGTCGCGGCTGCTGGAGCCGGTGCCCATCGCTTTCGAATACGTATAGTCCAGAGTCGCCGCAATCCGTTTTGTGCGCCGCAGGTTCAAGGCAAAGGTCACACCCGTAGTAGTTCCAAAGTCGATGTTGCGCAGCTCGTAGAAGGCACCATACCCCAGGCCAGGCTCGGGCAGGGTCACCCGGATCTGAATATAGTCGCGGATGTCCTTGTAAAAGACCGTCGCCATCAAGCTGGCGTTTTCGCCAAGTTGCTGCTTGAGGCCCACCTCGTACTGGGTGGTCTGCTCCGGCTTCAGGTTCGGGTTGGGCATGGTGCGGGCGTTGCCGCCCTGGAGGAAGCGCCCCACCAGTCCGTGCGTGTCATAAAGATCATCCAGTCGCGGCAGTTGCACGAATTTGCCAAACTGCGCGTGGAAGACCGTGCGATCGGTCACCGGGAACGACCAACCAAGCCGCGGGCTCACCTTCCAGTACTGCCGCTCCGGCCCGAAGCTCTGGTCATCCACCAGCGTCCAGGCGTTGAGAATCAGGTTGCGGGGGTCCTTGTAGCTCAAGGTGCCAGTGGTCAAGTAGTCCACGCGCACCCCAGCGTTTAGGATGAGGTCCTTCAGCTCCACCTTGTCCTGGATGTAGAAGGCCGCGCGGATCGGGTGTTTCGGGGCGTCGTGCCCGTTCACCTTGCCGATGCGCCCCTGATCGTCGGTTGCGTCGTACCATGTGTCTTTGCTGGTCGGGTTGCCCCAGATGTCGTAGCCGTAGTGCGAGATGTTGCTCCGATAGATATCATAGTCGGTCTGCTTGTTGCTCGGATCAATCTCCCGGTCATGGAGTGCCTTGGAGATGGTGAACGCCGGGATGTCGTAGCGCCTGATGGTGTAATAGTTGTACTCGAACCCGGTCTTCAGTTCGTTCCAGTTGTTGAACTGCCATACCAGGTCCAATTTGGGGCCAAAGTTCACCTGCTCGCTCTTGCCGTACCCGGAGGTTACCAGGCCGGTTGGCTGAAGAGTTATCAGCCCATAAAGGCTGAGCGTGTAGGTGAGGCCCCAGCCTCGCAGCACTGTGTTGCCGTCCGGGCCCACGTTGTACTGCGGGTCTGCGTACTTCCAGTACTCGTCCCACAGATCGGGATCGCCATACTCGGAGAAAACCCTGAAATAGCCAAGGTTTGCGGTGTAGAACAGCCGTGGGTTGACCTGGTGGGTGACGTTCAGGTAGTACCGCTGGTTGTTGGAAATGGTCACGCCATTCTTCTTGTAGTTGACGATATTGCCCCACGTGGCACCGCCCTGGCTCCGATCCCAGTGGTAGTTGGCGCCGACCTTGACGCGCACCGGCCGCACATCCCACACCAGGTTGCTGTTCATATCCCAGGAACGGTAGCTGTAGCCCGGATACGGCCCTGGCTTCAGCTCTGCCTTGAATGGAAACGCGCGCTCATTGGCCGTGCCCTTGCCCCACACGATCACTGTATCGACTACAAAGCCCTCGTTGAACACGGCGTAGCCGCCATTGTAATTGCGCTCGCCGGCAACAAAAAAGCGAAGGTTGTCATTGGTAAAGGGGACCGGGCCACTGGCCGTCACCGTGTAGGTATTGTAGCCCCACGATTGCGTGCCCAAGGTGCGCCCATTCTTTCCCTTGAACACCTCGTCGGAAATGGCCTCAATATTAAAGTGGTACTCTTTCTGGCCCGTCTTGGTAGTAGACCACAGCACGCCGGCGTTGGCAAAGCCATACTCTGCGTTAAAGCCACCAGCCTGGAAGGTTACCTCTTCGATCGCGTTGTTGATCACCGAAGCGACGTTGGCGGCACCATCGCGCAGACGGCTGGTCATGACGCCGTCGATGTAGGTGACCGTCTCCTCGTTGCGGCTACCGCGAACGTACTGTCCATCGACCACTGCCGAGGAGAGCTGCATTGCCACGGCCACACCCCGGATGGGTATATTCTGCAGGTCCTCTGCCTGAATGGTCTTGACGGTGTTAGTGACGTGCTTCTCGATGATGGGGCGCTCGGCAACGATAGTCACCACCTGGCCTTCCAAGACCGTGGGCGAGAGCTCGAAATCGCATTCGGTAGTGAGGTCAGCAGACACGCGCTTGTTGCTAATTACCACGGTCTGGTAGCCCATCATCTGGGCGCGCACGCTGTAGGTGCCAACCGGGACGTTGAGGATAATGTAGTAGCCGTTGATATCGGTGGCTGCGCCCATCATCGTGCCTTCCAGGATGACGGCGACCCCGGGGATGGGGTCCTTGGTGTCTTTGTCGATCACCCTTCCCCTCACCTTACCCGTATTTCCCGCGTAGATTAGCATGGGGATTGTGAGGAGAACAACAGCCAGAGCGAAAGCCTTCTTGTGCATGGTCTCAGCTCCTTTTGTTTGGTGACACCCCCGGCACTTTCCCCCGGGCTACCGTGTTTCCCCTTTCTGTTGTCGAAGACGATGGTCGTCGAGGCGGGCTCCAAACAGAAAAGGGCCTAACGAGTTTCTCGTAGCCCACTGTACCAATGACAGCGATGCTCTGCGGTGACCACCTCCTTTCTCGGGTACTCACATTCAGGCGAAGTGCAATATAACGGAAAAAAGCAAATTTGTCAAGAATTTTTTTTGCGAAACGGTAACGTTTGGGCGAATTCTCCGCTATCGGCCGCGGATCATGCGCACCGTGTCATGGTACCCACCGGCGCGCATGCATGCCAAGTAGACACCGGCAGGAAGCAGCCACCCTTCCTCATCGCAGCCATCCCACCACACTGCGTAGGCCCCGGGCGCGTGAAGGCCTTTCACCAGAGCACGGACCCGCCGACCTTCAACGTCGAAAATGCCGAGCTCCACCTCCGCCGCGCTCTCCATGCGAAAGCGCAGAAGGGTGCCATGACGAAAAGGGTTTGGAGTATTGGGTAATAGCACAAATGTGGCCGGCGCCACGCTGCACCCACCCGAGGCCGGAGCATCAGAGGTCCGGCGATAGCACGCCAGGCCCAGCGTGGTAGCAACCCAAGTAGCTCCGTTTCGGTCTGTGCCCGTTTGGTAGATGAGATCGTGGGGAATTGGCGAGTTGTGGGAGTTGAACACCTGCCACGTGACCCCATCGAATACCGCCAAGCCGGCGGAGAAGGTTCCGACCCATACAATGCCGTCGGGGCTTACCGACAGAGAGTAGATGCTGTCAGAAGGTAAGCCGGAGTTGTGGCGCGTGAAGACCTGCCATTGGCGTCCGTCATACCGCACCAGACCCCCGCCGAACGTGCCAAGCCAGACGGCCCCAGCCTTGTCGTCCACGGCAGCCGCCTCTATGTAGTCATAAGGCAAAGGGCTCGTCGCGGCGGTAAACACCGACCACTGATTCCGGTCCCACAACGCCAGTCCGCGGCGCGTGCCGATCCACATGCGCTGCTGGCTGTCGAGAGCAAGACACCCGACGTCGTCCGACGGGAGAGGCGAATTCCGCGTGTTGTACACAGTCCACGACATGCCGTCAAAGACCCCCACCCCGCCATAGCGCGTGCCCACCCAAATGCGGTTCTCCTCGTCGGCGACCACCGACCATGCGTAGTTGTCAGGAAGGTCGGAATTCACCGTGTCGTAGCGGGTCCAGCCCGTGCCGTCGAATCGTAGCAGGCCGTGTACCTTGGTCCCGACCCAAAGGACCCCGCTACTGTCAAGCGCCAGGTCGTAGATGGCCTGAGCCTGCGGTCCCTGCCCACTCTGCTTTGGCTGGGGCGCAGGCGGAGTGAAGACTCGCCAGCTACCCCCGTCCAGCAAAGCGAGCCCCTTGAACCGCGTGCCGACCCAAAGTCGGCCATCGGGAGCAGCCAGCACGGAGAGCACATTCTCGTCGGGGAGGCCAGAGTTCTCCGGGGTGTACACTGACCATTGCCCTCCTTGGGCCCAGGTAAACCCAGGGACAAAAAGTGCCCACGCCGCAAGAGAGAACCACCTGTGCCTGGCAATCCTCATGGCGCTTGCCTGAGTGGACTGTTAACCATAGACCAGGTCCCGCATCCTATGCCGGCGACGATTACCCCGAAGAGACTAAGTCCCGATCCCTCGACAAGAGTCGGATTCTACGTGCCTGGGTTCATACCCCGAAGAAAGGCACGTAATCGCTGTGACGTAGGAAGCACCTCGGTGGCCCGTAGAACAAGGCGACAAGGCATTTTCGTTGGGCAACAGTACCGGTTCTCTTCTGCCCCGCGATACCGCCGGCACCAGAGGGCTGTGAATGTCGCTTTTCCGTCCTTCTCCTGCCTTCCGGTCCGCCGCGCTGCGAAACGACCTCGGCTTAGACTTTTGCCACGATTAAGTATACAAAACTCTGGCTCCATGTTCAAGTAGAAACTCAAACTGCTACGCCCTGACGACACCTGGCCTTCACACCGTGATTTTTTCGTTTGATTTTCTCCTTTCTTCTTGTAAATTCACAGCGTCGATATGTAGGCCGGGCGAGTCCCGTGGAATCACCTTATAGCTCACAGGACTTGAACGGCGAATCTGGAGGAAACGCGAAAGGGGCAGAGATGTCCTTGCGAGGGAAGCGAGTCGCCGTGTTGGTGGCTCCCAAGTTTCACGACGAGCAGGCAACCTCACCGTACGAGTACCTCAGTGCCGCCGGGGCCCATGGCGAGTACCTCGGCACATATAAGAGCAGACTCGCGGGAAAGAACGGGCGCAGAATCATAGAAGTGACCCGCACTTTTGAAGAGGCAGATCCGCTGGATTACGACGCAGTCGTGATTCCTGGTGGCGAGTCACCACAGATCCTTCGCCTGTCCAGCGCCGTGCTCCAGTTTGTGCGCCAGTTCTGGGCTACAGGGCGCCCTCTGGGCGCGGTTTGTCACGGGCCCCAAGTGCTCATTTCCGCAGGGGTACTGGCCGGACGCAGGCTCACCTGCTATCCAGGCATTCGCGATGACGTGATACTGGCGGGCGGAGTGTACGAGGACAAAGGAGTTGTCATCGATGGGCAGCTCATTACCGCGCGACGGTCTGAGGACTTGCCCGAGTTCAATAAAGCGTTGACCGAAGCACTCGCCGCTGGGCCCACCACTGTTGAGGCCGACAAGGGCGATGTACTGCAGGCTCTGGCGTTGGCTGTGGCCCGAGAAAAAGGCGCCCAAGAGTTCTACCAAGCGGCGAGTGCCAAATTCACGCAGTTGGCGCTGCGCAACAAGTTCCTGTACTTGGCCGCCGTGGAACAAGAGCACTTTGAACA from candidate division KSB1 bacterium carries:
- a CDS encoding PorV/PorQ family protein; amino-acid sequence: MRIARILVLLVVVALGWSLAVAGNPDKRGAAGAQELLIPVGSRGIAMGGATGALASGNEAIFWNPAGLAATDAAAEATFSHLKWIFDTSINYFAVSARFGTLGSFGLSAKVLDFGDIIETTEFETEGTGRTITPNFVTVGLTFSRQMTDRIFFGANAKVISESFLRMRASGVAFDFGVQYISSPGVRMGLSLNNFGPMMKFVGEDLQRTVELPHTEYGSEPMDLRLEAQKFELPSNFEISLGYPYHLSDEHVITAVASYRNFNASVDQVQAGIEYAFNKLVYLRGGYGSAVQASEDYIFGFTLGAGLRYSLGGNTYVLFDYAYRDVKYTDANQWFTMSVQF
- a CDS encoding DJ-1/PfpI/YhbO family deglycase/protease, coding for MRGKRVAVLVAPKFHDEQATSPYEYLSAAGAHGEYLGTYKSRLAGKNGRRIIEVTRTFEEADPLDYDAVVIPGGESPQILRLSSAVLQFVRQFWATGRPLGAVCHGPQVLISAGVLAGRRLTCYPGIRDDVILAGGVYEDKGVVIDGQLITARRSEDLPEFNKALTEALAAGPTTVEADKGDVLQALALAVAREKGAQEFYQAASAKFTQLALRNKFLYLAAVEQEHFEQLSALYRTVAGGASPRSDKASVEVSGASLTEKMTVEEVIALAMNAERAAHEFYLAAAGRARSAKAREMFHFLAEQELEHYRLLSVDMAAQQGGKGHFQWATFWDIPPGMEDLW
- a CDS encoding TonB-dependent receptor: MHKKAFALAVVLLTIPMLIYAGNTGKVRGRVIDKDTKDPIPGVAVILEGTMMGAATDINGYYIILNVPVGTYSVRAQMMGYQTVVISNKRVSADLTTECDFELSPTVLEGQVVTIVAERPIIEKHVTNTVKTIQAEDLQNIPIRGVAVAMQLSSAVVDGQYVRGSRNEETVTYIDGVMTSRLRDGAANVASVINNAIEEVTFQAGGFNAEYGFANAGVLWSTTKTGQKEYHFNIEAISDEVFKGKNGRTLGTQSWGYNTYTVTASGPVPFTNDNLRFFVAGERNYNGGYAVFNEGFVVDTVIVWGKGTANERAFPFKAELKPGPYPGYSYRSWDMNSNLVWDVRPVRVKVGANYHWDRSQGGATWGNIVNYKKNGVTISNNQRYYLNVTHQVNPRLFYTANLGYFRVFSEYGDPDLWDEYWKYADPQYNVGPDGNTVLRGWGLTYTLSLYGLITLQPTGLVTSGYGKSEQVNFGPKLDLVWQFNNWNELKTGFEYNYYTIRRYDIPAFTISKALHDREIDPSNKQTDYDIYRSNISHYGYDIWGNPTSKDTWYDATDDQGRIGKVNGHDAPKHPIRAAFYIQDKVELKDLILNAGVRVDYLTTGTLSYKDPRNLILNAWTLVDDQSFGPERQYWKVSPRLGWSFPVTDRTVFHAQFGKFVQLPRLDDLYDTHGLVGRFLQGGNARTMPNPNLKPEQTTQYEVGLKQQLGENASLMATVFYKDIRDYIQIRVTLPEPGLGYGAFYELRNIDFGTTTGVTFALNLRRTKRIAATLDYTYSKAMGTGSSSRDHFDIAWQDQNLRFPTIITPLQQNQDHVGNVNLDFRLTKDDGPVVFGVRPLANLGANLLFTMHSGSRYTKIEPGPGGLFAQNAPRPLEALNSSVMPWYYRTDLKVDKTVEISRFKIRPYIWVYNLFNRKNVTGVYRQTGEPHDNGWFLTEDGKAWAEIYGSKGVYYAKKALSGAGATNLATPRILRFGLMIDY
- a CDS encoding T9SS type A sorting domain-containing protein — translated: MKRTMVAILVAALAVLMLGQTSAVAKSPTSRLSKSLIKDHCKYIDVNQIRASVMNNGTFTRHPITGNSDLEWPKGTGKYACYNAGIWIAGKVGGATRTACADYNVEYQPGLILPDGTPDNPSDPKYRVYKVHKNYPDGYAPLDIDPWSAWPVDQGAPVNPDGSIKWYGDEQLYAVMNDLDANLHNIAYHTLPIGIELHLLVFAFDRPGALGNTVFFQYTIINKGADHLQQAYIGVWSDVDLGDANDDLIGYDLERGMAYVYNGRPIDATYGDRPPALGFDFFRGPMVPSPGDTVKLPDGTVYPNRKLLDATAFVKYYNPHPIYRDPRYSAEGAEELYNYLAGLKSDGSAWIDPTTGQATTFLNTGDPVRGTGWLSTMEAPPQDIRILISAGPFTLAKGDTQVVVAGLIIGQGNNRLSSIEVLRFYDKFAQAAYDKGFQVPTPPRAPEVRVTPLDRKVLLTWGKEAENYTEFGYEFEGYNVYIGASPGGPWKRLATYDAENGVMSVLDEEYDPNTGFVLELPAAYGSDLGLSYTYTLERDYEGFRLANGRNYYVCVTAYSFGVKGVPKILESSKNVLTVTPYQPQPGTVVSHKEFEEVSVTHSKGNADPLTWEWWVQLVDPLRVSTGDYRVTVNPDCTWTLHRNGQVVVGYDHVKPVEATKTIDKDISHSTLVGAPLDFYIAGRLDFTRPEHRKTWLAQVLTPTSDPTMLTALTGPYQQGKSATNKAVNGPFKKGTTDPRFMGNTIEIRFTGKVDEKGEVISGGSLSTLLYGFGDPANFMLWHPRNPKRGVSRDPFTVRVPFEVWDVTRGVQVNSAFCDNAQKIADTLFVGTDSGFVATWAPRGKCTVFVFWTAYNDSVHNCGYSGQDRNATWMFAYNENAKWQTGDVVQLRFPPPVTPGEDEWTFSIKGVERNVVEDAKKRLDIINVYPNPYLAHNIEERTLHQEHVKFINLPEKCTIRIFNLAGDLIQTIEHDSPNPTHEWDLRNENFLPVASGLYIAHIEVPGVGSKVLKMAIVFGQQRLRNL